The nucleotide sequence tGGCTGGCAGAATTTATAAGAACCCACAGCTACAGAACTAGTCCAAGTGTGCACACTCAAACCATTccaaagcatctccaggctgccaTCACAGGAGATAGCCTGATAAAGAAAATGCCAGAAGGCCAAATTAAGAAATAAATTCAGTTTGGAGCAGACACCTGGCACAGAAAATGCCAGTCCAGATGGCTAAAAGATTTGGCTAGTCCTGAGAAACAGCTAAGGAAAATGATCTTTTGGCCACATACAAACCTGGCTAccttgctggaaaaaaaagtaattacaaAAATGAGCATTACCCAAATTTGGCAGGGctacacacaaacacaaaagaaaacataagGTAATACAGGATTAATTCAAGACCAGCACCCTCCCTGTGTGCATCAGCTGAAAATATTACCCTGACATACCTATCATACGATCCAGAAACAAGGGTCTGAGTTTCAAATGGATGAAACTGCAATGTCTGGACCTAGATGACAGAAGATTTTGTTGTTTAAAGTAAGCATTGAGATGTAAGGCACATACAGGAAGGTTCTGTGAACAGAGCACgctccctcctccccaaaaccagcacatttttcccctccccaagccctcTCCTGTTGTTACTCAGATTTCTCATAAAACAGTGCAAGAAATTTTTTCTTCAAACACCCCCACCCACTGGAAACATGATCTTGTCCACTATAATGTAACTGAACAGAACCACATGGTCCCTTTCTGCCCTAgatattaagggaaagaaaaaagtctgGAGGAGGTAAAAGAGTAGCTGCTTCTAGTTTGGGGAAAAATGTAGATATTAACAACAAATCAAAATCAGTTTGCCAAGGGCAGTGACTTTGTGGACAGCAAAATAAAGTTGTAGCTACTAGTATCTATCATATTTTAATTACTATGAGGTTAATTAATTTCTCAAGTATCCATCACTACAGTATTTTAGTATCATTTGAGACCATTCTTACCTAGAACAAACTGTCACTGATACTCATTGGTTCCTCAAGCTACCATTGGACCTGTGCTCACAGATCTCTTTCTGGTAGCTTATACCAGGAATATTAGATTACCTTTTGTGTGAAAGCCCTGATGGTTGGGACTGGAAAAAACTGCTGTAAATTTTTGCAGACCTTCTCAAGGATAAGTTAGACACCATTTGTAAAAGCAAGTACAGAGTTGTTTGCAAAAGCAACCAATTCATAAATTAAAAGAACTCCGCACAGTTACTGGAGAAAAATCACAGGACTGCTGTTCTAAGGGTTCACTACTAAGCAGCAAATGAAAAACAGCAGTCATTTTTCATCTGCACTTCACAGCAGAAGGAACATCACAAGTATTACAAACCTTGTCTGTATGTAGcatcaggctggctgctggcttgcCCACAGACATGTCCCACAAAATCACAGTATTGTCAGCAGATGCACTTGCTAAAACGTTCCTGGGAACAGatcaaaccccccaaacaaacaaacaaacagtttTCTAAGTCTTTATATAAACAAATACCCAAAATACGTTCAGAGCCTGAGTCTGAGATCAACACCACTCTAGCCTGTTGACTGCATCTCTCAAGCTCAAGGAATAACTCCCTGAAGGTAATTCTAAGTTACAAGACTACAGACTATATTAGATTACGTTAGTACAATGCTTACAAAGAACAACACTGACAATTTTCTTGTATTTATCCCCTGACACCACTTAAAGTATCATTTACTGGAAGATTtctcaaagaaaacaaagcaagaaaggCTTTTaagccctttctttcctttgacaTTGAGACAGTATTTTCAAACATTACCTATGCAACACAGTTCTGTTTGCATACACAGACAGCCAAGAGCCAGAGCAACCTGGTTTTAGAATACTTTGCTCTCTAATGTCTGAGTGTTTGTGTAACTGCTGAAGACCCAACACTGTATGGCCTCGTGGAAAGCTGAAAGGAACCACTAACAGTTCAGAGGCCCCACATTTCAACTTCAATTCAATCAACTTAGTTAAGAGTAGTAAACACACAGTTTAAAGTTTAATCAGAAAAATCCCAAAGCATTCCCAAGGGCCTGTCAAACGTGCAGTACAATTGATATCACTGCTCCACTACTCTTAAAACCTGATCTATTACTTCAAGATGTTGTTTCTGATTGAAACTGCTTTACCcttacttttctctttttatatTAACCAAGTTTCTCTGACTGAAAGAGCTAACATTCTCCTGGAAACACATTCTCCCAAACTACATTAAAAGGAAAGTTAAGCAAATGCATAGTGAAGGCTACGACAGCATTTTACAGTAACACCATTATGACCTACAGGCAGAAGGTTACTCGTGGAGAGCTGTCACAGCATGTCTTGCTTTAAAGAACCCTAActaaccaacaacaaaacaaatataAGCTGCTCCAAGGATTTCCTTGTTTTGCCCTTAAGTTCCCCACTTCAAGGCTACTTTTATTTCCTGAAAGATCAACCAGCATCAATAGGCTCTTAACTCAGATGTTACAGAATTATGCATTCCAGACACTTCACTACTGTAGCCATGATTTTTGTGTCTCTATAGTATCACCAGATAACCATTTCTAGGTACATCAAAGCTACTGTTTTTTAAGACTGATGGAATGATCACTAACATTCTCTTCATATGTGTTTAAGAACAGACAGCCCACTGCAAATTAAGAGGGCAATTCCTGTACATTTACTGCACATCTGTATGGGTGTTTCCTAGATAACAAAGCATTTTGAGTGAAGGCTCACACCTGCTCATCATGAGTGTGCAGAGGTGACCTGTGTACCTTCAGAGGCATTTATGGCTGCTGGAAAAGCAAAATGCAAACCAGCCTGTGCCTGACTCAAGAGTTTCAAGGCCCATGTTGAAGAGCCTCTGACGGCTGAACCGTTAACAACCACCTAAGCAATAAAGCCCAGCAGTATCTTTATTTCAATCAGCACATTGTCTTTGACCTTTCCCCCAAGATGGGCCAGCTTCATATTGCCACAACAGCAGCACTTCATTGCTAGCACACTTAGGCAACATGGAATCCTCTCCAATGACCCAAAGGTCAAAGGCATTTCTACACATGTGCTATGAGGACTTTTCCAGTCTCTTGTCTGTTCACAGATCTGGGGCAAaagccagaggggaaaaaaaacgaTCACAGCAAGGACTTCCTTCTGGAAATCTAATTCTAACTGTGGAAATGGTGATTTAGGTCATTGGTAGATTGGCACAGATCAGGGCagccctttgcttctccaaTTTGTGCATCCGATTTCAATGTAGCAACTTCATCAAACGTCTTAGACCTACCTAAGCCCTACCCACACCTGGACAACCTGCAAGTAAAAAGTGATCAGCGATATCTGGGGTTTGAAAATAAAGTAATTAATCAAGACTTACAgtttcaaaaaaaaaattttaaaaaaatggaGGGCTCAATTTGAGAATTGATTCATTTCAGCACTGCTTTCAAATCCAACAGTGCATTACATTCAGATCTTGGATTTGTGTGAAAAACGAATGCAAATTTGTTACCATCCACTATTATTCAAGTAATTCTTTTACCTGCTGTGTTTATTCCACGAAAGATCAAGCACAGCATCAGTATGTCCTTTCAGGGTCCCCTCTGAAGATAAACTCTGTGTGTGCAGACACAACATAAACAGACAAACATTACACCTCCCTTGGAAATCCAGCATTACATCACACCAGTATGAATTCCTAATGCCTTCACAAACTTCATGGTTTTAATTGTTCTGGTAGAACTGTCTCTGCAGTTCTTGCACCTCACCACCTACCCCAGGTCTCAAGACTGCTCCATTCACAGCTGGTGGGCTTACAGAACTGGTTACTACCTTAACAGAAAAggtgcagcttcttcagctctttctaaacactcccagcagtttcctctctctctcctcccaatCAACTAAGCCTTAGGAATTTGTAACTGCCAGCTCCTACAAATCCTACTTTAAAATGGTTCAGCTTTACAGTTTACTCAGACAGCAACTGGAAACCACCCATAAGCCACCTAATTCTTCTGTTCTTAATTCCAGACTTTAATTATCCATACAGGTAACAACTAGCATATCAAACTGAGGCAGCATTTATGAATGGTATCTTCAGCAGCAATTCTGATCAACTCAGTCATTTTCAGAAGCAAGTTTCACAAAATAAATTCCCCctccaaagacattttttttactgtttttaaaATGGAGGTCTGAGAGCTCAAGAAGTAAATCCCCTTCAAAATGAGAGTGGTTCTTTAGCTAACACTGCGGTGCTCCTTTATTCCGGAAGCCAAGATTAGCTAGACACGCAgcattccccttccctgcttaCTCTTGGAAGTCTTTTAGCACTTCCTGAAGCATCTATTACAGGCAAAAATCTAGGAAAGTTAAGTGATGTTATCTTTCATACTTGTTTTACGTCCCAAAGAATTTGGACAAATCATAACACCACATTCAGGCATACAACGAAGGTCAGATTCATCTCACATAACTTTGCAGCCAATCTAAACAGCAGACTTCCTCTTTGGTAGTTAAGGCTTTTTCTGCAGTCCACTAAAACAAAGTCAGCAATTCTTTGCATGTGCCTCTATGACTTCACTTTAGGCAATGTTGATGACTACCTTAAGGCATACTTAAATTTTATATAGCCAAAGCCAACAAAGGTGAATCTTGAGAAACTGTATTTTATTAGTCTCAACTTTGTCCTTTGCTCAATGCCTTTTCAACTCTTGAGTGGCAGGAAAATACCAGTTTTAACCTATTCAGAGAACCATGCCACTATCTTCTGTAACCTGTCCAAACACACAGAGTGTGACCAGAGTAAGACCACACACAGAATAAAACCAGATTACCTAGGAGTTTTATTTGTAGGGAAAAGAGAGTAATAACATTATTCTTTATCTATCCAACTAGATAAGCCATTTTGTAATACttactttctttccttttttctttgtctttttctctttcttgcctCCAAGAGAAAAGACTGGTTCCAAGGATTCCACTACATCCAGGTCCCAAATGTCAATAACTGGAGTCATGTTACCCACCGCAACGTAATTTCCTGCAAGCAGAAACCCAAATGCAACCACATTAAAGTTACAAAAGAACACATTTGGCCAATTCAGCTCTTGCTTCTTTCTTTGATTAAGTAAAATTTAAGTAGCAAAATCTTCCATTTGAACAGATCTGATGTTCCTAACTGTCAAGGAGCAATTTTAAAACATCAACTGACAGAAGATGTTGCTCTCCGACGCAGTTCCTCTTCAGTACAAGTAACTGTTCAAAGAAGCTCTTgcatgttttgtttgggttttttaaaggggaaaaaaatctttgtgtTATGGTAAAAAACCCATCTGTAAATCACAGCAAAATGTCTACTAAatagataaatatatatataaattttgCCATGTTTTACAGTTCATCAACTTCATTGGCCATAATGATTTGGAACAAAAGCAACCTTTTATTTGCAAATGGAAAACACAGCAGATTAGAGAAGAGTTTGCTCTGGTCTGCTATTTGTAATAACACCAAGTGTTATCAGTCAAATCACTGTACCACCAAACCATAAAAACTCATATTCAGTTTTTCCATCTTAAAATCTTGGCTTCAGTTCTGTTTGCACCACTGGAGGAAATTTATTTTGTGAAAACATTACATTTATATACTTTTCAAGCAAAACAATATTGAATTTGACATTTACAGGGTCTTTTGTAATTTACCTAGTGATTCCTCAGGACTGGGATCAAAATTCAACCACTCCAGACTTAGAGGGTAAGCAGGCAAGATAATATCATGGTGTACATAAAATGAGTCTTCTTCGTGATTATATACTGAAAAAGAATTCAAGATATACAAAACATCAGTGAAGAGTGAAAGCAAGCAACTATAAACACTCCACTTCTGCAAAGGGCATGTGTGGTAAACACTAAACTGTCAAGGAGATACAGGAAGTAAATTTGCAGTGTGTTCAGAGTTTCAGCATAGAGACCAGAGCCTCCAAGCACTAATGTTATACAACAAACAACATTCTCCTGTGGGCTTCAGATAAAGAAGTAACAAGTTCAGCAAAGCTCAGACACTACTGTGCTTGTAAGATCCCTTCAAAATAGATGCTCTGTAATCCATCACTTTCTACATCAGAATAtaatataaaaaagaaaaaagaaagaaaagaagtgtATCCAGATTAAATCAAAGAAGAAACAGAGGTAAAACATAAACAGTTTTCAGATTAGAGGAAGCTGAAGAAGGTCAATAGAAGCTACCTTTAGCAGGTTGTAACCAAGATACAGAGAGAGTTTTGGTGAAGCAACCACATATGAAACACAGCATTCCATTTAGCCAGGTATTTTCCTCCTCATACTAAAATAATTTACTAGCTGGACAGCAGAGAAAGCCCATTAATGGGTGGTTTCAGGTACACACTCCAACTGGAGTTTTCAATTAACTAAGTAGTCTTGGTAGTCAACTAAGAAAGGGCTATCCAGTGTTACAAACTGCAGAAGCCTGTGCTACTGGTTTGTAAGCTTTTATTGGGAAAACACCTCCAGATTCAGAAAACACCAGATGGGTATCAAAGAGATGCTTTCAAACACTTCGGTCTTGCTTTCTtaaaacagaattattttgctAGCAGAAACCACAGCAGAAGTAGCCAGAAACGTTCCCCCAAAGAACCACCATAAGAAAATACAGTAGCTTCAGCACACACAGTAGCACTCCCTGCTGCAACAGACAAAGCCTTTACATAGTAAAGCTAATGACCAGAACAAGTGGTATTCAGACCTTAATAAGGATCATCTCTTCTAAAACTGATAAAGTGCTGATTCTTCTGCTCCTAGCAGTAGAAAGTCCATTGAAAGAAGCAAGGAGAAAGTGGAAGGAAAGAAaccaaataaacccaaaacaacaaacctctACGCGAAGCTTACATGATATAGAAAGCAAGACTGTCTGAAAAAATTATTGTGTGTTCAGAGAATGAAAATGCCATTGTTCAGAGAATGAAAATGCCATTGTATTTTCTAAGTAAGGgaggagagagtgattgctcattggaatgggctgcccagggaggtggtggagtcactgccactggaggtgtttaggaagagaccggatggggtgcttgatgccatggcttagttgattagctagtgttgagtgataggttggactcaatgatcttgaaggtctcttccaacctggtctggtctattctattctattctagtcatTAGAAATTAAATAAGGAAAGGAAATGCTAAGCATCCTGAAAAAAAGCACACTATCTTCTAAATAGCTCCATGTGAAATACTGCAGTTCTGGTAAGTGACTAAAGCATTGTGATGtaggaaagagaacaaaactTGACATAGGGCAGATGGTGAGACAAAACCCTTCCAAATCCCCTTCTACACAGATGTATGGAACACTCTAGGCAAGACACATTTCCTGTACTCACTATAAGGAACAAACCCTGTGTTACTTACCATGGACCTCCAAACTACAGTAATCCTTATCAACTCTGCCACAAAGGACAAGATTGTCACTGGGCTTTATCAAGAAGTCCTCCTGTTCGTATTGATCCTGAACAGCAAAAAGGAGAGATGACAGCAGATGTTAAGCAAAGCACATAAACAGACAAAACAACACCTTCTAAAGTCAGATCAGTAATAATTTTTACTGTGAGAAGAAAACCTAACACCCTGATGCCCATCTGCCCAAAAACATCTTATGGCGGTAAACAGAGAAAGGCAGGAACCAGACCTAATCATGGAGAGATTGAATAGTTATTATACAGACTGACAGACTGTTTAGTGGACCTAGGTGGGTTTAAAGACCGTTTAACTACCAAATATTAAACCATATTTTGAGGCTACCAAGATGcagctgaaaagaaaatcaCCACCAGGAGCCCACATACATAGCTTATTTCCCCTGTGCTCTCATGCCTTGAGCATTTATATAGTGTAACAACATTTTACACAATAAGCACACTGCaactgctcctcacatccaggaAGCAATTCCAAGAGCATTAAAGCACTGTCTACTttctggaaaatattttcagagaGCTACTGCCTGCAGCTATGCTGGGCATTCAGCTGTACCAGAACAGATGTAACCTCTCCTCTAATTTTCATTGTTGCTGAGGAATGGAAGGCATTCAGGGAATTTATCTTAATGGGAAACAATGAACTGTACACAGAAGTCAACACTCTTACAGAGTACCATTCTTCTTTGGACTTCTCCTTGCAAGTGttaaatttcttttttgttcacTTCAAGCATATTTTCAATATTTGAATTCTATCAAGTGCTGCAATTCTTTGAACTCATCAACTTCATGTTACACAAGGTCTTCAACGGTAATAATAGTAAATACCAGAAGTCAACCTAAAACACACGCTGAAGAATTAAAAGCAATTCCCCTTCAGAATCTGAGGAAAGGACTTGATTGTAGGAAGAAAGGCTTGAGAAAAAGGTGTTCACTTTTCCACTGTCTGGAAGAAAGTTAGCTTTTCTGACAGAAAATAAATGCAGCTCATATTCTTTCCAAATTCCCATGTGAATACCTCCGACTATAAAAATCACTTTCAAAGCATTCCTCTCCTCTACTGGCACATAGGAGCAAGAAATATCATCAACCAGTCAGTGGAACACATAGAAAACATTCAGTACCCTAAATTGCATATAGCAAGTGATATTGTTTTAAAGATAAGATATATGGCTTCCTCCTTGAGCTTTGTTACAGTATGTGAAGTCACCATGACAACTTGTCTGAGACCACAAACCTCTGACAGTGTTCCCTGACACAAACTAAATGTTGTGCTAGAAACCTACAGCTACTCTTCTTTCAATCTCACTAGCTTTGTAAAGAGCCCAAAATTTTATAGAAAGGACAGTACACAGCAAAATCTCAAAATCTTTATGTTTAGAAGAGGTCTCAAAAATTcacctgctccatcaccctgaCCCCGATGATCCTAGtctctcctggctgctctccagggtaAGTTATCCCTTATGATGAAACCTCACCTTATAACTGATTCCTGTAATTTCCCCATGTCAATTAAGTTAATCACAAATTGCAGTCTATCCTTCTGAAGTAAAGTGTGGGATaaagaatgggctgcccagggaggtggtggagtcaccatcactggaggtgtttaggaagggactggatggggtgcttggtgccatgatttcgttgattagatagtgctggatgataggttggactcaatgatctcaaaggtcttttccaacctggtcaattccattcaattccattctaTATTCTCTGGACTATTTCCCTATCTTTTCTGAAGAGGCATCCAATATTCTAGCCAACACAATACCAATATTTAGTACAAATATTGCTTCCTGCCGTCCCCGCTGCATCCCTGTTTCCCGGAAAGAGACAaacaggctggagaacaggacAGCACTGCTGACACACTTAGCTTGTGTCAGATTGCTGCCAGAGACTGCTTTGCCCCCTACAAAGCCACTTGCTGTAAAGAAGCTCCCCATCTGATACTTGGTGGAAACTGATACAGGCAGAAGCAGTCATCTACATAACGTGCTGTACATATATGCTTAACAGGGACATATTTCTTCATGCCTTATCCCTAATTTGACCTGTAGCCCAGGTCCACCAGTTTTCTAAGTTGGCTTGTTAGTGGCCAAATTAGTAAGATTTGTTATTTCTCCAAGCATTATTTGTGTCCTACTAGACAGGTGACAAATCACTCCACATACAGAAGCACATGATACAAATAAATCAATTCACCTTAACATCTGGCTTACACGTGAAAAGCACAGAGGGGACTGTACAAAGCCACCTTCTGTCTGACCAAAAGTCTGGCAAAGCTTTGGAAGAGGCTGCAAGCACTCAGAGAAGCTAAGGCAGTATGGAAAACACAACTGATTTTTAAGTTTATGTTGTTTAAGATACTTAGCATTTTTACAGTACTTACGGTGGTTTTCAGAGTGATGTATGGATCATGCTCATTACTCCCATATACAGCCAGAGTAGCCAAAGTGTCTCCCAGTTTCAGATCACCTAGATGGGAATTTCAGAACGTTTTTACACATGTTAATGACAGGTGAAGTTAGAAACTCCTGTACCAATACCTGTGTTACCTGAATTGCAGCATAGCAGGAGTGGGCTAAATGAACCTCCAAGTTCCAAACACAAGAACCGCAGTAAGCTAAATTCCTTAGTGCTTTCTGgcacttctgctgctctgctccagcactaCAGCAGGGGGAGTGACAATCTTTCCTATGTACTCTTCGTTCTAGTACCAAGGAGGGGGACCCCGAATTGTTTCATTGACTAAATGACTTCCACAAGTGGCACAagcaaataattaaaaatgtgAACTTCTAGCATTGAAAATATAGCACTGTGTAGTTTTAGGATACATTAGTATCCCAAGTACAAGAAGTGGTGAAAAGGTTCTTCACTCACACTGCATATTTGTTCCATTTTTCTTACCTGTGCATTCCTCTTCATCGTAGTTGTCCAAATCATATTCATCGAGTTCGTGATCGGACTGGTCTTCACTTTGATGAGAAGACTTAGCTGTGCCAGGAGTGGCATCAGTTGTGCCACATGCCATCTGGTCCTCATTACTACCACCAGCGCCATCCCTGTTTGAAGAAACATCCCTGAGAAACTGTGACAGACATTTACAATGCTGCTTCCAGGCAATTGCTTAGGGAACTGCTAACAACCTCAGGGCACAATGCCAGCTGTCCACACGGGTTTTGCATTTTTTGCCAGTTATCTGGAAATCTATTCACTCTTTTCCTACCTTTTCTCTAAATACAAGACACCACTATTCTCAGGCTTCTAGAGAATGATTTTCCTTGACAGCTTTCAAGACAGAGACTGGTAGGAGCTGCTCAACAAAGCTAAACTGTGTGTGCAAATCCCTTTCTCTTACCCTTTTTTCTGTGGATACAATGCTCTCAGCCTCACTTTTGTGTGTTCATCTGTCCatgcctccttttttttttgccctctaCAAGCCCTGTCATGTGTGATGAAACTTGCATTTCTTCAGTATTTTACAGACCTCATTTTCTCATATTTTGGATACTTACATTAAAAGGAAAGAACAACATAAAAATCATTAGGTAGGGATATATTACAGATTACTTCATCTTTTTCGAGATAAAAGAAAGTAATTTCTTTCGTGTCTTCCACAGACTGTTTCCTAAATCTCTAGTGTCTGTAATTCTTTTCATAAGCTTATTTACCTTTTTGCTAAAAGCAGAGAAACAAAGCTTAACAGAACTACACAACTAAGGACTTTCAATGCTGTTTGGAGAGTTGTGATGTCTCCATTCTCACACCTAAGCCATAAATACACCCAAGTCATGTTCTGCCTTTTTTACCAAAGCATAAATAGCAAATCACTATGAGCTCCACTGTGGCCTCCAGACTCAATGTAGATTGTAATATCTCACCCTCAGCATCCACTTTTTCACTATTGAGGACTTCCATCTTGCTTTGTCACCTCTCCAAAGCACCCGTGGTTGCAAACCCAACTTCTTATTTCCACACTCCAAGCGGGAATAGCAAGTCCAACGAGGACCATGCCCAAACATGTCCCTGCGGACTTCACCTGAAACGCTCAGCTTGTCAGATGACACTTGGTTGACAACTGAAGAACCGCATGGGAAGATAACCCGCGCTGTCGCACCCACTACGAAGGCAGGATATACGCCATCTGATATTTCTCCTTTCACTGGCTAGACAAACGACCTTCCCAGGCGATCAGGCTCAGCTGACAGTCATTCCAGGAAGAACTAGTGCTAGTTGGTGCCGATCTCCATCGCTCGCTGCTGTT is from Dryobates pubescens isolate bDryPub1 chromosome 15, bDryPub1.pri, whole genome shotgun sequence and encodes:
- the PWP1 gene encoding periodic tryptophan protein 1 homolog produces the protein MSCPVTCTAWVRCGVAKETPDKVQLSEEELNRLIGEAQDRQGDGAGGSNEDQMACGTTDATPGTAKSSHQSEDQSDHELDEYDLDNYDEEECTGDLKLGDTLATLAVYGSNEHDPYITLKTTDQYEQEDFLIKPSDNLVLCGRVDKDYCSLEVHVYNHEEDSFYVHHDIILPAYPLSLEWLNFDPSPEESLGNYVAVGNMTPVIDIWDLDVVESLEPVFSLGGKKEKKTKKKGKKSLSSEGTLKGHTDAVLDLSWNKHSRNVLASASADNTVILWDMSVGKPAASLMLHTDKVQTLQFHPFETQTLVSGSYDRSAVLYDCRNPQDNHRIWRFSGQVERVTWNHFSPCNFLASTEDGFVYCLDARSDKPLFTLKAHNGEVSGLQLSSQIKGCLVTSSADKFVKIWDILGDRPSLIHSRDMKMGVLFCAACCPDFPFVFAFGGEREGLRVWDISKISAVNEVFGNRQRLVAGTSSVACSSTAGSSSKDSETAMES